In Penaeus chinensis breed Huanghai No. 1 chromosome 40, ASM1920278v2, whole genome shotgun sequence, one genomic interval encodes:
- the LOC125047265 gene encoding regucalcin-like, producing MAGAIIEQLRIPCLYLGEGPLWQPDLEALLVVDVFGKAVRRHFVRTGRHQVLHIDDDGEAKTVTMVIPVEGSPDLYLVTVGNRICVVRWRTEDPDEHTVKPRVLKDTKDSHFNDAKCDPMGRLWVGTMGPQDEAGEMTQMFAGALYRLDHDLTFNKCVDKVSCSNGLAWSPDRKTFYYIDSEAFSVDAFDYDDVTGNISNRRTVLDYATACLGGAIPDGMTNDIDGNLWIANFRGSQVICVDPVQGRVTRQVDLPSKNVTSVCWGGPDGATLYVTSGKMRLSLEDLERCPSAGGTFAVTGLGTRGAPPTAFRSAVDLAAEFDVAG from the exons ATGGCCGGAGCAATCATCGAGCAGCTGCGCATCCCTTGCCTGTACCTCGGGGAAGGCCCCTTGTGGCAGCCCGATCTGGAGGCCCTGCTCGTCGTCGACGTGTTCGGCAAGGCAGTCAGGAGGCACTTCGTCAGAACGGGGAGACATCAGGTCCTGCATATAG ACGATGACGGGGAGGCAAAGACAGTAACCATGGTGATTCCCGTCGAAGGGTCTCCTGACCTGTACCTCGTGACCGTCGGCAACAGGATCTGCGTGGTGAGGTGGAGGACCGAGGACCCCGATGAACACACTGTCAAGCCGAGAGTCCTTAAGGATACGAAGGATAGCCACTTTAATGATGCCAAGTGCGATCCGATGGGGAGGCTGTGGGTCG GAACCATGGGCCCACAAGACGAAGCAGGCGAAATGACACAGATGTTCGCCGGGGCTCTCTATCGGCTTGACCACGACCTTACGTTCAATAAATGCGTGGATAAG GTATCGTGTTCCAACGGCCTTGCGTGGAGTCCAGACCGAAAGACCTTCTACTATATAGATTCTGAAGCCTTTTCTGTGGATGCCTTTGATTATGATGACGTCACAGGCAATATTA GTAACCGCCGGACTGTCCTCGATTACGCAACAGCTTGTCTCGGAGGCGCTATTCCCGACGGCATGACGAATGACATCGATGGGAATCTCTGGATCGCGAACTTCCGGGGCAGCCAG GTGATCTGCGTCGACCCCGTCCAAGGCCGCGTGACCCGGCAGGTCGACCTCCCTTCCAAAAACGTGACCTCCGTGTGCTGGGGCGGTCCCGACGGCGCCACCCTCTACGTCACGTCGGGCAAGATGCGACTCAGCCTGGAGGACCTCGAGCGATGCCCTTCTGCAGGAGGAACCTTCGCCGTCACGGGCCTGGGCACGAGGGGCGCCCCGCCCACGGCCTTCAGGAGCGCCGTGGACCTGGCGGCCGAGTTCGACGTGGCTGGGTGa